In Carya illinoinensis cultivar Pawnee chromosome 7, C.illinoinensisPawnee_v1, whole genome shotgun sequence, the following are encoded in one genomic region:
- the LOC122316402 gene encoding uncharacterized protein LOC122316402 — MGACFSCRSSAAFKSIRVVHFNGFVEDFENPVSVSQVTGKPPKHFVCTPAQLLSTATASNYLKPDTQLEPGKLYFLLPYSTLQAEISPLDLASIAKRLIKVAKTNRSQAKSSRASPSISPYGSSPVLNSPSRSPNRFGEPEVSMVALGATQRSSRARSWKPILDPIRERSFNRTSESDLQEKHSDTGK, encoded by the coding sequence ATGGGTGCTTGTTTTTCTTGCAGATCGTCAGCAGCGTTCAAGAGCATAAGAGTGGTTCACTTCAATGGTTTTGTGGAGGACTTCGAAAACCCAGTTTCAGTTAGCCAAGTCACTGGAAAGCCTCCAAAGCACTTCGTATGCACCCCAGCTCAGCTTCTATCCACTGCCACTGCCTCCAACTATCTAAAACCTGACACCCAACTTGAACCAGGCAAACTCTATTTCTTGCTGCCATACTCAACGTTGCAAGCTGAGATTTCCCCACTGGACCTGGCCTCCATAGCCAAGAGGCTAATCAAGGTAGCAAAAACTAACCGTTCCCAGGCGAAGTCTTCCAGAGCTAGTCCCTCGATAAGTCCATACGGCTCGAGTCCTGTACTGAATTCACCATCTAGAAGTCCTAACCGGTTTGGGGAGCCAGAGGTGAGCATGGTGGCACTAGGTGCTACACAAAGGTCCTCTAGAGCGCGGTCTTGGAAGCCAATATTGGACCCCATTAGAGAGAGGTCGTTCAATCGTACAAGTGAGTCAGATTTGCAAGAAAAGCATTCAGATACAGGGAAATAA
- the LOC122316999 gene encoding subtilisin-like protease SBT2.6 yields the protein MNMCISEHWCAVLVLFSVLIIGKAEIYLVTVEGEPIISYRGGVDGFEATAVESEENIDTTSEIVTSYARHLDLKHDMLLGMLFEQGTYKKLYSYRHLINGFAVHISPEQAEILRRAPGVKSVERDWKVRKLTIHTPQFLGLPTGVWPTGGGFDRAGEDIIIGFVDSGIFPHHPSFATRNTEPYGPVPKYRGKCELDPDTKRDFCNGKIIGAQHFAQAAIAAGQFNPSVDFASPMDGDGHGSHTAAIAAGNNGVPVRMHGHEFGRASGMAPRARIAVYKALYRNFGGFVADVVAAIDQAVYDGVDILSLSVGPNSPPANTKTTFLNPFDATLLSAVKAGVFVAQAAGNGGPFPKTLVSYSPWITSVAAAIDDRRYKNHLNLGNGKILAGIGLSPATHSNQSYTLVAANDVLLDSSVVKYSPSDCQRPEVLNKNLVQGNILLCGYSFNFVVGTASIKKVSETAKILGAIGFVLAVENVSPGTKFDPVPVGIPGILISDVDKSMDLVDYYNISTSRDWTGRVRSFKATGSIGDGLMPTLHKSAPQVALYSARGPNIKDFSFQDADLLKPDILAPGSLIWAAWSPNGTDEPNYAGEGFALISGTSMAAPHIAGIAALVKRKHPHWSPAAIKSALMTTSTTLDRAGRPLQAQQSSETEATKFVTATPFDYGSGHVNPRAALDPGLIFDAGYGDYLGFLCTTPGIDAHEIKKYTSSPCNYTMGHPWNLNTPSITISHLVGTQTVTRRVTNVAEEETYVIRTRMAPAIAIEASPPAMTLLPGASRKFSVTLTVRSMTRTYSFGEVLMQGSRGHKVRIPVVAMGYKR from the exons ATGAATATGTGCATATCGGAACATTGGTGCGCTGTTTTGGTGCTATTCAGCGTTTTGATTATCGGAAAAGCAGAGATTTACTTAGTGACAGTTGAAGGAGAGCCTATAATAAGTTACAGAGGTGGGGTTGATGGTTTTGAAGCCACGGCTGTGGAGTCCGAAGAGAATATTGACACCACCAG CGAAATTGTGACATCCTATGCTCGTCACCTTGATTTGAAACATGATATGCTTCTCGGGATGCTGTTTGAGCAAGGGACCTACAAGAAGCTCTATAGCTATCGGCATCTTATAAATGGATTTGCAGTTCACATTTCTCCTGAACAG GCAGAGATCCTAAGACGTGCCCCTGGTGTGAAGTCTGTGGAGAGAGATTGGAAGGTGAGGAAACTTACCATACATACCCCACAGTTTTTGGGGCTTCCAACCGGAGTATGGCCCACGGGAGGTGGCTTTGATAGGGCTGGAGAGGATATTATTATCGGATTTGTGGACTCGGGGATCTTTCCGCACCATCCAAGCTTTGCAACCCGTAATACTGAACCATATGGACCTGTTCCAAAGTACAGAGGAAAATGCGAGCTTGATCCCGACACTAAGAGGGACTTCTGTAATGGGAAGATTATTGGAGCCCAACATTTTGCTCAAGCTGCAATTGCTGCTGGGCAATTTAACCCTTCTGTTGATTTTGCCTCGCCTATGGATGGCGATGGCCATGGAAG TCACACAGCTGCTATTGCAGCTGGAAATAATGGAGTTCCTGTTAGAATGCATGGCCATGAATTTGGGAGGGCAAGCGGAATGGCGCCTCGTGCCAG GATTGCTGTATACAAGGCACTATACAGGAATTTTGGGGGTTTTGTTGCTGATGTAGTTGCTGCAATCGATCAG GCTGTTTATGATGGGGTGGATATACTCAGCCTCTCAGTGGGACCAAACAGTCCTCCAGCAAACACGAAGACCACATTTTTAAATCCTTTTGATGCCACGCTTCTATCAGCTGTGAAAGCTGGTGTATTTGTTGCACAAGCAGCTGGAAATGGAGGTCCTTTTCCTAAAACTTTGGTTTCTTACAGCCCATGGATAACATCTGTGGCAGCTGCAATTGATGACCGCAGATACAAAAACCATCTGAATCttggaaatggaaaaatattAGCTGGAATTGGATTGTCTC CTGCTACACATTCTAATCAATCATATACCTTGGTTGCTGCAAATGATGTACTGCTGGATTCTTCAGTAGTGAAATACAGCCCCTCAGACTGCCAGAGACCCGAGGTTTTAAACAAGAACTTGGTTCAGGGGAACATTCTTCTTTGTGGCTACTCCTTTAATTTTGTTGTTGGTACAGCATCGATCAAGAAAGTCTCAGAAACAGCCAAGATCCTAGGTGCCATTGGCTTTGTTTTAGCTGTGGAAAATGTTTCTCCTGGGACAAAATTTGATCCTGTTCCTGTTGGCATTCCGGGGATTCTTATCTCAGATGTTGACAAGTCAAtg GATCTTGTAGACTATTATAACATCTCTACATCAAGAGATTGGACTGGACGAGTGAGAAGCTTCAAAGCGACTGGTAGCATTGGGGATGGCTTGATGCCTACACTTCATAAATCAGCGCCTCAGGTGGCATTATATTCTGCTCGAGGTCCCAATATAAAAGATTTCAGCTTCCAAGATGCAGATCTTCTCAAACCAGACATTCTGGCTCCTGGTTCTCTAATTTGGGCTGCTTGGTCCCCAAACGGAACGGATGAGCCTAACTATGCAG GAGAGGGATTTGCCTTGATATCTGGAACTAGCATGGCTGCGCCACATATAGCAGGAATAGCTGCTCTTGTAAAGCGGAAGCACCCTCATTGGAGCCCTGCTGCCATCAAGTCAGCCTTGATGACAACATCAACAACGTTGGACAGAGCAGGAAGGCCTCTTCAAGCGCAACAATCTTCTGAAACAGAAGCTACGAAGTTTGTCACTGCTACACCTTTTGATTATGGTAGTGGCCATGTTAATCCAAGAGCTGCTTTGGATCCTGGACTTATTTTTGATGCAG GTTATGGGGATTACTTGGGGTTCCTGTGCACAACTCCAGGTATTGATGCTCACGAGATAAAGAAATACACAAGCTCGCCCTGCAACTACACCATGGGCCATCCATGGAACCTCAACACCCCGTCAATAACAATATCCCATCTTGTGGGGACTCAAACTGTTACTCGCAGAGTCACAAATGTAGCCGAGGAAGAAACCTATGTAATCAGAACCAGAATGGCTCCAGCCATTGCCATTGAAGCCAGTCCTCCAGCAATGACTCTGTTACCTGGTGCTTCACGAAAATTCTCTGTGACGCTCACTGTCAGATCAATGACTAGAACATACAGTTTTGGAGAGGTTTTAATGCAAGGCAGCCGAGGGCACAAGGTGAGGATCCCAGTGGTAGCTATGGGATACAAACGATAG
- the LOC122315982 gene encoding oxysterol-binding protein-related protein 4C-like → MVTGGKRENIIVLTKPVTLEGESDADYTAPNPLKLILGLFKHVRPGSDLTRFEVPPLLNLPKSQLQSYGETVYCTATDMLSRCNHGKSPHERLIAVVAWSISTLRPVQFGVAPYNPVLGETHHVSRGNFNFLLEQVSHHPPVSALHATNEEENVELTWCHRIAPKFHGASVEAELQGKRKVKLLNHGETYVMNSPNLSIRFLPGPGTEWVGNVRIQCQETGLEAEYRCKSSSFMWRRGNHRSIKGKIFESSSLKTLYEIDGHWDRIVRMKDINSGEFTDIYNAKEVISRLNATIVKDPRELRPSESAVVWCEVSQCILSKDWEKAREAKRTVEEKQRELLRKRGSIGESWVPKHFTVSHSKENGWDCSPIQERVPPGPIVVPL, encoded by the exons ATG GTCACCGGAGGGAAGAGGGAGAACATAATTGTTCTGACAAAGCCAGTGACCTTAGAGGGGGAATCGGATGCTGATTACACAGCTCCTAATCCTCTCAAACTTATTTTGGGTCTCTTTAAACATGTCAGGCCAGGATCAGATCTCACACGCTTTGAG GTGCCCCCTCTCTTAAACCTTCCGAAGTCGCAACTTCAGAGCTATGGAGAAACAGTGTATTGCACTGCTACCGATATGTTAAGCAGGTGCAACCATGGAAAGAGCCCACATGAAAGACTCATAGCCGTTGTAGCATGGAGCATTTCCACTCTTCGTCCTGTGCAATTTGGTGTTGCTCCTTACAATCCTGTTCTGGGAGAGACGCACCATGTTTCAAGGGGAAATTTCAATTTCCTACTTGAACAG GTTTCGCATCACCCACCAGTGTCTGCACTCCATGCAACCAATGAGGAAGAAAATGTCGAATTGACTTGGTGTCATCGTATTGCCCCCAAATTCCATG GTGCTTCGGTGGAAGCCGAGTTGCAGGGAAAAAGGAAGGTGAAGCTACTAAATCATGGAGAAACTTATGTTATGAATTCGCCAAATCTATCAATCAGATTTCTTCCAGGTCCTGGGACAGAATGGGTTGGCAATGTCAGGATCCAGTGCCAAGAAACTGGTCTGGAAGCTGAGTATCGTTGCAAGAGCAGTTCTTTTATGTGGCGCAGAGGAAATCATCGATCTATTAAAGGGAAGATATTTGAGTCATCATCGTTGAAGACTCTTTATGAGATTGATGGTCACTGGGATAG AATTGTCAGAATGAAGGACATCAATAGTGGGGAATTTACAGACATATACAATGCAAAAGAAGTCATTTCAAGGCTGAATGCTACTATTGTCAAGGATCCTAGG GAATTGCGGCCAAGTGAATCAGCTGTGGTGTGGTGTGAGGTGAGCCAGTGCATCCTGAGCAAAGACTGGGAGAAAGCAAGAGAAGCAAAGAGAACTGTTGAGGAAAAACAGAGGGAGCTACTGAGAAAGAGAGGCTCAATAGGGGAAAGTTGGGTTCCTAAGCATTTTACTGTGTCTCATAGCAAGGAAAATGGGTGGGATTGCTCACCTATTCAGGAGCGGGTACCACCAGGGCCAATAGTCGTGCCCCTTTAA